The following coding sequences lie in one Oncorhynchus kisutch isolate 150728-3 linkage group LG17, Okis_V2, whole genome shotgun sequence genomic window:
- the LOC109907567 gene encoding splicing factor U2AF 65 kDa subunit, translating into MSDFDEFERLLTENKKERDKENRHGRRTLSRSRERKKRSWERRKSRASRSDSKDHQHRRSRSPALHREKKKVRKYWDVPAPGFEHITPLQYKAMQAAGQIPATALLPTMVTPEGLASTHTSSPVVGSQMTRQARRLYVGNIPFGITEEAVKDFFNAQMLLGGLTQAPGNPVLAVQINQDKNFAFLEFRSVDETTQAMAFDGIIFQVQSLKIRRPHDYQPLPGMSESPSVYVPGVVSTVVPDSAHKLFIGGLPNYLNDDQVKELLISFGPLKAFNLVKDSATGLSKGYAFCEYVDVNLNDQAIAGLNGMQLGDKKLLVQRASVGAKNVALTGMNQTPVTLQVPGLMPTSMALLGGLPTEVLCLMNMVVLEELLDDEEYEEIAEDVRGECSKYGQVKSIEIPRPVDGLEVPGTGKIFVEFMTLFDSQKAMQALTGRKFANRMVVTKYCDPDAYHRRDFW; encoded by the exons ATGTCGGATTTTGATGAATTCGAGAGACTGTTGACTGAAAATAAGAAAG AGCGGGACAAGGAGAATCGGCACGGTCGGCGCACACTGTCCCGCAGccgagagaggaagaagaggagctgGGAAAGGAGGAAGAGCAGGGCAAGCCGTAGCGACAGCAAGGACCATCAACACAGGCGCAG TCGCTCTCCAGCTCtgcacagagagaagaagaaagtgaGGAAGTACTGGGATGTTCCGGCACCAGGCTTCGAGCATATCACCCCCCTGCAGTACAAGGCTATGCAGG CTGCTGGCCAGATCCCAGCCACGGCCCTACTGCCCACCATGGTAACTCCAGAGGGGCTGGCCTCCACCCACACTTCCTCACCTGTGGTGGGCAGCCAAATGACCAGGCAGGCCAGGAGGCTCTACGTAGGCAACATACCTTTCGGTATCACAGAG GAGGCCGTGAAGGATTTCTTCAATGCCCAGATGCTCCTCGGTGGTCTTACCCAGGCCCCTGGCAACCCTGTTCTAGCTGTGCAGATAAACCAGGACAAGAACTTTGCCTTCCTCGAG TTCCGCTCGGTGGACGAGACGACCCAGGCCATGGCCTTTGACGGCATCATCTTCCAGGTTCAGAGCCTGAAGATCAGACGGCCTCACGACTACCAGCCCCTGCCCGGCATGAGTGAGAGCCCCAGTGTCTATGTACCAG GAGTGGTTTCGACCGTGGTGCCAGACTCAGCCCACAAACTCTTCATCGGTGGCTTGCCAAATTATCTCAATGATGACCAG GTAAAAGAGCTATTGATCTCCTTTGGCCCTCTGAAGGCCTTCAACCTGGTCAAAGACAGCGCCACGGGCCTCTCCAAGGGCTACGCCTTCTGTGAATATGTGGACGTCAATTTGAATGACCAA GCCATTGCAGGGTTGAATGGGATGCAGCTGGGGGACAAGAAGCTCCTGGTCCAGAGAGCCAGTGTTGGGGCCAAGAACGTAGCTCTG ACAGGTATGAACCAGACCCCGGTGACCCTCCAAGTGCCAGGCCTGATGCCCACCTCCATGGCCTTGCTGGGTGGCCTGCCCACTGAGGTGCTCTGCCTGATGAACATGGTGGTTTTGGAGGAGCTGCTGGATGACGAGGAGTACGAGGAGATCGCGGAGGACGTCCGCGGTGAGTGCAGCAAGTACGGCCAGGTGAAGAGCATCGAGATCCCCCGACCTGTGGATGGCCTGGAGGTCCCAGGCACTGGGAAG atCTTTGTGGAGTTCATGACCCTGTTTGACTCCCAGAAGGCAATGCAGGCGCTGACAGGCAGGAAGTTTGCCAACAGGATGGTGGTGACCAAGTACTGTGACCCAGACGCCTACCACCGCCGAGACTTCTGGTAG